Proteins encoded in a region of the Xylocopa sonorina isolate GNS202 chromosome 11, iyXylSono1_principal, whole genome shotgun sequence genome:
- the LOC143429101 gene encoding uncharacterized protein LOC143429101 isoform X17, protein MADNKEEISELVEKRAGAASEETNQRSSSAHNRHSLTKEQTMHWFAQIGGDETSPDSSDVKRRQSLYDEDSLDGDHPTDNEGRESTGSAKNVDRAKLVRERQNEERQRKLEELRQQALAAQRFREQREEERRRRIDELRSRDNDRGVPFRRNQVEEKKRALCEAERERREAILRKNQEREARIEAKKKNERSHIVFAFGSSTPRMLEPADTGGSTFWGTRRATSTTNVMMFSAAQPLTRRSSERELDGSKKRATSAGGLDRKPGEDMRMSSSMYEVFNWNSSPDPPLTPAKHKRASLSLPPTTDIFAIDDKSDSDTRRPTIQRAASGEESDGTPGTPSSVYLRVNRRRTDLMPTIPSPRDGPPSSGRSSSAKAFTRSPGRTYSMSRLDQLAQPRKRPTELSTLTEQQSQPLSASSMSRSMSHLAASGGKSLKRSDNSRSMGTLPGAVPIPRPTRAERLRRKAREHQSQQQQGIRSGEVTPNSPSRPHSSMSQQSASSVGSSNVNLRPRTAAPRRPRPASIAGTGVSVTERHNLAGEIKSMKDSKPPLPKVHSTPKKPSTPKATEIKKPTEKLVKNAKASPRITPKATPLQSPGAENAPLIRGSTGEIIKTELKEDIKAEDKQEEKKDQGTEKTQQEISAAEQGSEEVKKPAIEQSKQAKDETNLNQENQSAARSHEIPKAVKKEAEAKSESNVEEQVDMTASMTAKIRITTEEEAKAAIAERRRLAREQAEREAELERQRQEEEARLEAERLRAEEEEQRRLEEETLRLANEAREAEEQRLRLAIEEAKRREEEDRRRREEEARQKQEKEEAERKAREEAERQRIEMAERLKREEEERLARRKRVEAIMLRTRGKNQSNTPTKGEGGDGDKLKEDSPNDENKTAPGSKTEDLMTASLISEATQQFISGEQRALHTENNTTTDIVHNGTHSNGINESKIVLDNNQGNVEGELNGHHTNHGNGINSQSITLDNATVKQNNVTNNLLDLTEFDSLSNSSSGPILQLTSSLANEDTLNSNLNPAAMPFTPMANAFMPTAANANANPFQDSFMNNKPQDNSQVPDLLS, encoded by the exons CTGGAGCCGCTTCTGAGGAAACTAACCAAAGGTCCAGTTCTGCACACAATCGCCACTCTCTCACGAAGG AGCAAACGATGCACTGGTTCGCCCAAATCGGAGGTGACGAGACCTCGCCCGATTCGTCAG ATGTGAAGCGCCGGCAAAGTCTCTACGACGAGGACTCCCTCGACGGTGATCATCCTACCGACAACGAAG GACGGGAGTCGACGGGAAGCGCGAAAAACGTGGACAGAGCGAAGCTCGTCCGTGAGAGACAGAACGAGGAGCGGCAGCGGAAGTTGGAAGAGCTGAGACAGCAAGCCCTCGCAGCGCAGCGCTTCCGGGAGCAACGGGAGGAGGAACGCCGAAGGCGCATCGACGAGCTTAGGTCGCGCGATAACGACAG AGGGGTGCCTTTCAGACGAAACCAAGTGGAGGAGAAGAAACGGGCGCTATGCGAGGCGGAGAGGGAAAGAAGGGAGGCGATCCTCCGGAAGAACCAGGAGAGAGAGGCTCGCATCGAGGCGAAGAAGAAGAACGAGAGGTCGCACATCGTGTTCGCGTTCGGTAGCTCCACGCCGAGGATGCTGGAGCCGGCTGACACCGGTGGCTCCACTTTCTGGGGTACGCGTAGAGCAACCTCTACCACCAACGTAATGATGTTCTCGGCCGCGCAGCCATTGACGAGGAGATCCTCCGAGAGAGAGCTCGACGGTAGCAAGAAACGAGCCACTTCCGCTGGTGGACTTGACCGGAAACCTGGCGAAG ATATGAGAATGTCCTCGTCCATGTACGAGGTGTTCAATTGGAATTCTAGCCCTGATCCTCCCTTAACCCCCGCCAAACATAAGAGAGCCAGCCTCTCTCTGCCTCCTACAACTGACATCTTTGCCATCGATGATAAGTCTGATAGCGACACTAGGCGTCCGACGATTCAGCGGGCTGCCAGTG GTGAAGAAAGCGACGGGACACCGGGAACCCCTAGCTCGGTTTATCTACGGGTGAACAGGAGGCGCACCGACCTGATGCCAACGATACCGTCGCCACGTGATGGACCGCCCTCGTCCGGTCGTAGCTCCAGTGCGAAGGCCTTCACACGCTCGCCAGGTAGGACTTACTCCATGTCCAGGCTGGACCAGCTGGCGCAGCCTAGGAAACGTCCGACAGAACTTAGCACACTGACGGAACAGCAAAGCCAGCCTCTGAGCGCTTCTAGCATGAGTCGCAGCATGTCACATTTAGCTGCGTCCGGAGGCAAGAGCCTCAAACGCTCAGATAACTCTCGTAGCATGGGTACATTGCCGGGCGCGGTCCCGATCCCGAGACCGACCAGGGCCGAGAGACTCCGTCGCAAGGCACGCGAGCATCAGAGCCAACAGCAGCAAG GCATCCGCAGCGGGGAGGTGACACCGAACAGCCCATCACGACCGCACAGCTCCATGAGTCAGCAAAGCGCCAGCAGTGTGGGCAGCAGTAACGTCAATCTGCGTCCCCGTACAGCTGCCCCGCGTCGACCGCGACCTGCTTCTATTGCCGGTACCGGTGTTTCGGTCACAGAACGTCACA ATTTAGCGGGCGAGATAAAGTCGATGAAGGATTCGAAGCCGCCACTGCCAAAGGTCCATAGCACTCCAAAGAAACCGTCTACGCCGAAGGCGACGGAGATCAAGAAGCCGACGGAGAAGCTGGTGAAGAACGCGAAGGCGTCGCCGCGGATAACCCCGAAAGCGACGCCGTTGCAGAGCCCGGGGGCGGAGAACGCACCGTTGATACGCGGCAGCACCGGTGAGATAATAAAGACCGAGCTGAAGGAGGACATCAAGGCTGAGGACAAGCAGGAGGAGAAGAAAGACCAGGGCACCGAGAAGACACAG CAGGAAATAAGCGCCGCTGAACAGggtagcgaggaagtgaagaAGCCAGCGATCGAACAATCCAAGCAAGCGAAAGACGAGACCAATTTGAACCAGGAGAATCAATCAGCCGCGCGATCTCACGAAATACCGAAAGCCGTCAAGAAGGAAGCCGAAGCGAAGTCTGAGAGCAACGTAGAAGAACAGGTCGACATGACAG CCTCGATGACAGCGAAGATCCGGATCACCACGGAAGAGGAAGCTAAGGCAGCTATAGCCGAGCGTAGGAGATTAGCCAGGGAACAGGCTGAACGGGAAGCCGAACTTGAACGCCAACGACAG GAGGAAGAAGCCCGTTTGGAGGCCGAAAGATTGCGCGCCGAGGAAGAAGAACAGCGCCGCTTGGAGGAAGAGACGCTTCGTTTGGCTAACGAGGCTCGGGAGGCCGAGGAACAGAGGCTGAGATTGGCGATCGAAGAGGCGAAGCGCCGCGAGGAGGAGGACAGGAGAAGAAGAGAGGAGGAGGCTCGTCAGAAGCAAGAGAAGGAAGAGGCTGAACGTAAGGCGAGGGAAGAAGCGGAAAG ACAGCGAATCGAGATGGCGGAGCGTCTTAAAAGAGAGGAGGAAGAGAGGCTTGCCAGACGTAAACGCGTCGAGGCGATCATGCTTAGAACTCGAGGCAAAAACCAGAGTAATACACCCACGAAG GGCGAAGGCGGCGATGGCGATAAATTGAAAGAAGACAGTCCTAACGATGAGAATAAAACGGCACCGGGTAGCAAAACCGAAGACCTTATGACAGCCAGTCTGATATCCGAGGCGACACAACAGTTCATTAGCGGTGAACAGCGAGCACTTCACACGGAAAACAATACTACTACGGACATTGTGCACAACGGCACACACAGTAACGGCATTAACGAAAGTAAAATTGTATTGGATAATAATCAGGGTAATGTGGAAGGAGAACTGAACGGTCATCATACAAATCACGGAAACGGTATCAACAGTCAATCGATTACACTGGACAATGCCACCGT CAAACAAAACAACGTGACCAACAACCTGTTAGACCTAACGGAATTCGACTCTCTCAGTAATAGCAGTAGTGGCCCGATACTTCAACTGACATCGAGCTTGGCTAACGAAGACACCCTCAACTCGAATTTAAACCCAGCGGCCATGCCGTTCACCCCGATGGCCAACGCGTTCATGCCAACCGCCGCAAACGCCAATGCGAATCCGTTCCAGGATTCTTTCATGAACAACAAACCGCAGGATAATAGTCAAGTACCAG ATCTTTTATCATAA
- the LOC143429101 gene encoding uncharacterized protein LOC143429101 isoform X22, with translation MADNKEEISELVEKRAGAASEETNQRSSSAHNRHSLTKEQTMHWFAQIGGDETSPDSSGRESTGSAKNVDRAKLVRERQNEERQRKLEELRQQALAAQRFREQREEERRRRIDELRSRDNDRGVPFRRNQVEEKKRALCEAERERREAILRKNQEREARIEAKKKNERSHIVFAFGSSTPRMLEPADTGGSTFWGTRRATSTTNVMMFSAAQPLTRRSSERELDGSKKRATSAGGLDRKPGEDMRMSSSMYEVFNWNSSPDPPLTPAKHKRASLSLPPTTDIFAIDDKSDSDTRRPTIQRAASGEESDGTPGTPSSVYLRVNRRRTDLMPTIPSPRDGPPSSGRSSSAKAFTRSPGRTYSMSRLDQLAQPRKRPTELSTLTEQQSQPLSASSMSRSMSHLAASGGKSLKRSDNSRSMGTLPGAVPIPRPTRAERLRRKAREHQSQQQQGIRSGEVTPNSPSRPHSSMSQQSASSVGSSNVNLRPRTAAPRRPRPASIAGTGVSVTERHNLAGEIKSMKDSKPPLPKVHSTPKKPSTPKATEIKKPTEKLVKNAKASPRITPKATPLQSPGAENAPLIRGSTGEIIKTELKEDIKAEDKQEEKKDQGTEKTQQEISAAEQGSEEVKKPAIEQSKQAKDETNLNQENQSAARSHEIPKAVKKEAEAKSESNVEEQVDMTASMTAKIRITTEEEAKAAIAERRRLAREQAEREAELERQRQEEEARLEAERLRAEEEEQRRLEEETLRLANEAREAEEQRLRLAIEEAKRREEEDRRRREEEARQKQEKEEAERKAREEAERQRIEMAERLKREEEERLARRKRVEAIMLRTRGKNQSNTPTKGEGGDGDKLKEDSPNDENKTAPGSKTEDLMTASLISEATQQFISGEQRALHTENNTTTDIVHNGTHSNGINESKIVLDNNQGNVEGELNGHHTNHGNGINSQSITLDNATVKQNNVTNNLLDLTEFDSLSNSSSGPILQLTSSLANEDTLNSNLNPAAMPFTPMANAFMPTAANANANPFQDSFMNNKPQDNSQVPDLLS, from the exons CTGGAGCCGCTTCTGAGGAAACTAACCAAAGGTCCAGTTCTGCACACAATCGCCACTCTCTCACGAAGG AGCAAACGATGCACTGGTTCGCCCAAATCGGAGGTGACGAGACCTCGCCCGATTCGTCAG GACGGGAGTCGACGGGAAGCGCGAAAAACGTGGACAGAGCGAAGCTCGTCCGTGAGAGACAGAACGAGGAGCGGCAGCGGAAGTTGGAAGAGCTGAGACAGCAAGCCCTCGCAGCGCAGCGCTTCCGGGAGCAACGGGAGGAGGAACGCCGAAGGCGCATCGACGAGCTTAGGTCGCGCGATAACGACAG AGGGGTGCCTTTCAGACGAAACCAAGTGGAGGAGAAGAAACGGGCGCTATGCGAGGCGGAGAGGGAAAGAAGGGAGGCGATCCTCCGGAAGAACCAGGAGAGAGAGGCTCGCATCGAGGCGAAGAAGAAGAACGAGAGGTCGCACATCGTGTTCGCGTTCGGTAGCTCCACGCCGAGGATGCTGGAGCCGGCTGACACCGGTGGCTCCACTTTCTGGGGTACGCGTAGAGCAACCTCTACCACCAACGTAATGATGTTCTCGGCCGCGCAGCCATTGACGAGGAGATCCTCCGAGAGAGAGCTCGACGGTAGCAAGAAACGAGCCACTTCCGCTGGTGGACTTGACCGGAAACCTGGCGAAG ATATGAGAATGTCCTCGTCCATGTACGAGGTGTTCAATTGGAATTCTAGCCCTGATCCTCCCTTAACCCCCGCCAAACATAAGAGAGCCAGCCTCTCTCTGCCTCCTACAACTGACATCTTTGCCATCGATGATAAGTCTGATAGCGACACTAGGCGTCCGACGATTCAGCGGGCTGCCAGTG GTGAAGAAAGCGACGGGACACCGGGAACCCCTAGCTCGGTTTATCTACGGGTGAACAGGAGGCGCACCGACCTGATGCCAACGATACCGTCGCCACGTGATGGACCGCCCTCGTCCGGTCGTAGCTCCAGTGCGAAGGCCTTCACACGCTCGCCAGGTAGGACTTACTCCATGTCCAGGCTGGACCAGCTGGCGCAGCCTAGGAAACGTCCGACAGAACTTAGCACACTGACGGAACAGCAAAGCCAGCCTCTGAGCGCTTCTAGCATGAGTCGCAGCATGTCACATTTAGCTGCGTCCGGAGGCAAGAGCCTCAAACGCTCAGATAACTCTCGTAGCATGGGTACATTGCCGGGCGCGGTCCCGATCCCGAGACCGACCAGGGCCGAGAGACTCCGTCGCAAGGCACGCGAGCATCAGAGCCAACAGCAGCAAG GCATCCGCAGCGGGGAGGTGACACCGAACAGCCCATCACGACCGCACAGCTCCATGAGTCAGCAAAGCGCCAGCAGTGTGGGCAGCAGTAACGTCAATCTGCGTCCCCGTACAGCTGCCCCGCGTCGACCGCGACCTGCTTCTATTGCCGGTACCGGTGTTTCGGTCACAGAACGTCACA ATTTAGCGGGCGAGATAAAGTCGATGAAGGATTCGAAGCCGCCACTGCCAAAGGTCCATAGCACTCCAAAGAAACCGTCTACGCCGAAGGCGACGGAGATCAAGAAGCCGACGGAGAAGCTGGTGAAGAACGCGAAGGCGTCGCCGCGGATAACCCCGAAAGCGACGCCGTTGCAGAGCCCGGGGGCGGAGAACGCACCGTTGATACGCGGCAGCACCGGTGAGATAATAAAGACCGAGCTGAAGGAGGACATCAAGGCTGAGGACAAGCAGGAGGAGAAGAAAGACCAGGGCACCGAGAAGACACAG CAGGAAATAAGCGCCGCTGAACAGggtagcgaggaagtgaagaAGCCAGCGATCGAACAATCCAAGCAAGCGAAAGACGAGACCAATTTGAACCAGGAGAATCAATCAGCCGCGCGATCTCACGAAATACCGAAAGCCGTCAAGAAGGAAGCCGAAGCGAAGTCTGAGAGCAACGTAGAAGAACAGGTCGACATGACAG CCTCGATGACAGCGAAGATCCGGATCACCACGGAAGAGGAAGCTAAGGCAGCTATAGCCGAGCGTAGGAGATTAGCCAGGGAACAGGCTGAACGGGAAGCCGAACTTGAACGCCAACGACAG GAGGAAGAAGCCCGTTTGGAGGCCGAAAGATTGCGCGCCGAGGAAGAAGAACAGCGCCGCTTGGAGGAAGAGACGCTTCGTTTGGCTAACGAGGCTCGGGAGGCCGAGGAACAGAGGCTGAGATTGGCGATCGAAGAGGCGAAGCGCCGCGAGGAGGAGGACAGGAGAAGAAGAGAGGAGGAGGCTCGTCAGAAGCAAGAGAAGGAAGAGGCTGAACGTAAGGCGAGGGAAGAAGCGGAAAG ACAGCGAATCGAGATGGCGGAGCGTCTTAAAAGAGAGGAGGAAGAGAGGCTTGCCAGACGTAAACGCGTCGAGGCGATCATGCTTAGAACTCGAGGCAAAAACCAGAGTAATACACCCACGAAG GGCGAAGGCGGCGATGGCGATAAATTGAAAGAAGACAGTCCTAACGATGAGAATAAAACGGCACCGGGTAGCAAAACCGAAGACCTTATGACAGCCAGTCTGATATCCGAGGCGACACAACAGTTCATTAGCGGTGAACAGCGAGCACTTCACACGGAAAACAATACTACTACGGACATTGTGCACAACGGCACACACAGTAACGGCATTAACGAAAGTAAAATTGTATTGGATAATAATCAGGGTAATGTGGAAGGAGAACTGAACGGTCATCATACAAATCACGGAAACGGTATCAACAGTCAATCGATTACACTGGACAATGCCACCGT CAAACAAAACAACGTGACCAACAACCTGTTAGACCTAACGGAATTCGACTCTCTCAGTAATAGCAGTAGTGGCCCGATACTTCAACTGACATCGAGCTTGGCTAACGAAGACACCCTCAACTCGAATTTAAACCCAGCGGCCATGCCGTTCACCCCGATGGCCAACGCGTTCATGCCAACCGCCGCAAACGCCAATGCGAATCCGTTCCAGGATTCTTTCATGAACAACAAACCGCAGGATAATAGTCAAGTACCAG ATCTTTTATCATAA
- the LOC143429101 gene encoding uncharacterized protein LOC143429101 isoform X20, whose product MADNKEEISELVEKRAGAASEETNQRSSSAHNRHSLTKDVKRRQSLYDEDSLDGDHPTDNEGRESTGSAKNVDRAKLVRERQNEERQRKLEELRQQALAAQRFREQREEERRRRIDELRSRDNDRGVPFRRNQVEEKKRALCEAERERREAILRKNQEREARIEAKKKNERSHIVFAFGSSTPRMLEPADTGGSTFWGTRRATSTTNVMMFSAAQPLTRRSSERELDGSKKRATSAGGLDRKPGEDMRMSSSMYEVFNWNSSPDPPLTPAKHKRASLSLPPTTDIFAIDDKSDSDTRRPTIQRAASGEESDGTPGTPSSVYLRVNRRRTDLMPTIPSPRDGPPSSGRSSSAKAFTRSPGRTYSMSRLDQLAQPRKRPTELSTLTEQQSQPLSASSMSRSMSHLAASGGKSLKRSDNSRSMGTLPGAVPIPRPTRAERLRRKAREHQSQQQQGIRSGEVTPNSPSRPHSSMSQQSASSVGSSNVNLRPRTAAPRRPRPASIAGTGVSVTERHNLAGEIKSMKDSKPPLPKVHSTPKKPSTPKATEIKKPTEKLVKNAKASPRITPKATPLQSPGAENAPLIRGSTGEIIKTELKEDIKAEDKQEEKKDQGTEKTQQEISAAEQGSEEVKKPAIEQSKQAKDETNLNQENQSAARSHEIPKAVKKEAEAKSESNVEEQVDMTASMTAKIRITTEEEAKAAIAERRRLAREQAEREAELERQRQEEEARLEAERLRAEEEEQRRLEEETLRLANEAREAEEQRLRLAIEEAKRREEEDRRRREEEARQKQEKEEAERKAREEAERQRIEMAERLKREEEERLARRKRVEAIMLRTRGKNQSNTPTKGEGGDGDKLKEDSPNDENKTAPGSKTEDLMTASLISEATQQFISGEQRALHTENNTTTDIVHNGTHSNGINESKIVLDNNQGNVEGELNGHHTNHGNGINSQSITLDNATVKQNNVTNNLLDLTEFDSLSNSSSGPILQLTSSLANEDTLNSNLNPAAMPFTPMANAFMPTAANANANPFQDSFMNNKPQDNSQVPDLLS is encoded by the exons CTGGAGCCGCTTCTGAGGAAACTAACCAAAGGTCCAGTTCTGCACACAATCGCCACTCTCTCACGAAGG ATGTGAAGCGCCGGCAAAGTCTCTACGACGAGGACTCCCTCGACGGTGATCATCCTACCGACAACGAAG GACGGGAGTCGACGGGAAGCGCGAAAAACGTGGACAGAGCGAAGCTCGTCCGTGAGAGACAGAACGAGGAGCGGCAGCGGAAGTTGGAAGAGCTGAGACAGCAAGCCCTCGCAGCGCAGCGCTTCCGGGAGCAACGGGAGGAGGAACGCCGAAGGCGCATCGACGAGCTTAGGTCGCGCGATAACGACAG AGGGGTGCCTTTCAGACGAAACCAAGTGGAGGAGAAGAAACGGGCGCTATGCGAGGCGGAGAGGGAAAGAAGGGAGGCGATCCTCCGGAAGAACCAGGAGAGAGAGGCTCGCATCGAGGCGAAGAAGAAGAACGAGAGGTCGCACATCGTGTTCGCGTTCGGTAGCTCCACGCCGAGGATGCTGGAGCCGGCTGACACCGGTGGCTCCACTTTCTGGGGTACGCGTAGAGCAACCTCTACCACCAACGTAATGATGTTCTCGGCCGCGCAGCCATTGACGAGGAGATCCTCCGAGAGAGAGCTCGACGGTAGCAAGAAACGAGCCACTTCCGCTGGTGGACTTGACCGGAAACCTGGCGAAG ATATGAGAATGTCCTCGTCCATGTACGAGGTGTTCAATTGGAATTCTAGCCCTGATCCTCCCTTAACCCCCGCCAAACATAAGAGAGCCAGCCTCTCTCTGCCTCCTACAACTGACATCTTTGCCATCGATGATAAGTCTGATAGCGACACTAGGCGTCCGACGATTCAGCGGGCTGCCAGTG GTGAAGAAAGCGACGGGACACCGGGAACCCCTAGCTCGGTTTATCTACGGGTGAACAGGAGGCGCACCGACCTGATGCCAACGATACCGTCGCCACGTGATGGACCGCCCTCGTCCGGTCGTAGCTCCAGTGCGAAGGCCTTCACACGCTCGCCAGGTAGGACTTACTCCATGTCCAGGCTGGACCAGCTGGCGCAGCCTAGGAAACGTCCGACAGAACTTAGCACACTGACGGAACAGCAAAGCCAGCCTCTGAGCGCTTCTAGCATGAGTCGCAGCATGTCACATTTAGCTGCGTCCGGAGGCAAGAGCCTCAAACGCTCAGATAACTCTCGTAGCATGGGTACATTGCCGGGCGCGGTCCCGATCCCGAGACCGACCAGGGCCGAGAGACTCCGTCGCAAGGCACGCGAGCATCAGAGCCAACAGCAGCAAG GCATCCGCAGCGGGGAGGTGACACCGAACAGCCCATCACGACCGCACAGCTCCATGAGTCAGCAAAGCGCCAGCAGTGTGGGCAGCAGTAACGTCAATCTGCGTCCCCGTACAGCTGCCCCGCGTCGACCGCGACCTGCTTCTATTGCCGGTACCGGTGTTTCGGTCACAGAACGTCACA ATTTAGCGGGCGAGATAAAGTCGATGAAGGATTCGAAGCCGCCACTGCCAAAGGTCCATAGCACTCCAAAGAAACCGTCTACGCCGAAGGCGACGGAGATCAAGAAGCCGACGGAGAAGCTGGTGAAGAACGCGAAGGCGTCGCCGCGGATAACCCCGAAAGCGACGCCGTTGCAGAGCCCGGGGGCGGAGAACGCACCGTTGATACGCGGCAGCACCGGTGAGATAATAAAGACCGAGCTGAAGGAGGACATCAAGGCTGAGGACAAGCAGGAGGAGAAGAAAGACCAGGGCACCGAGAAGACACAG CAGGAAATAAGCGCCGCTGAACAGggtagcgaggaagtgaagaAGCCAGCGATCGAACAATCCAAGCAAGCGAAAGACGAGACCAATTTGAACCAGGAGAATCAATCAGCCGCGCGATCTCACGAAATACCGAAAGCCGTCAAGAAGGAAGCCGAAGCGAAGTCTGAGAGCAACGTAGAAGAACAGGTCGACATGACAG CCTCGATGACAGCGAAGATCCGGATCACCACGGAAGAGGAAGCTAAGGCAGCTATAGCCGAGCGTAGGAGATTAGCCAGGGAACAGGCTGAACGGGAAGCCGAACTTGAACGCCAACGACAG GAGGAAGAAGCCCGTTTGGAGGCCGAAAGATTGCGCGCCGAGGAAGAAGAACAGCGCCGCTTGGAGGAAGAGACGCTTCGTTTGGCTAACGAGGCTCGGGAGGCCGAGGAACAGAGGCTGAGATTGGCGATCGAAGAGGCGAAGCGCCGCGAGGAGGAGGACAGGAGAAGAAGAGAGGAGGAGGCTCGTCAGAAGCAAGAGAAGGAAGAGGCTGAACGTAAGGCGAGGGAAGAAGCGGAAAG ACAGCGAATCGAGATGGCGGAGCGTCTTAAAAGAGAGGAGGAAGAGAGGCTTGCCAGACGTAAACGCGTCGAGGCGATCATGCTTAGAACTCGAGGCAAAAACCAGAGTAATACACCCACGAAG GGCGAAGGCGGCGATGGCGATAAATTGAAAGAAGACAGTCCTAACGATGAGAATAAAACGGCACCGGGTAGCAAAACCGAAGACCTTATGACAGCCAGTCTGATATCCGAGGCGACACAACAGTTCATTAGCGGTGAACAGCGAGCACTTCACACGGAAAACAATACTACTACGGACATTGTGCACAACGGCACACACAGTAACGGCATTAACGAAAGTAAAATTGTATTGGATAATAATCAGGGTAATGTGGAAGGAGAACTGAACGGTCATCATACAAATCACGGAAACGGTATCAACAGTCAATCGATTACACTGGACAATGCCACCGT CAAACAAAACAACGTGACCAACAACCTGTTAGACCTAACGGAATTCGACTCTCTCAGTAATAGCAGTAGTGGCCCGATACTTCAACTGACATCGAGCTTGGCTAACGAAGACACCCTCAACTCGAATTTAAACCCAGCGGCCATGCCGTTCACCCCGATGGCCAACGCGTTCATGCCAACCGCCGCAAACGCCAATGCGAATCCGTTCCAGGATTCTTTCATGAACAACAAACCGCAGGATAATAGTCAAGTACCAG ATCTTTTATCATAA